A genomic region of Sulfobacillus acidophilus DSM 10332 contains the following coding sequences:
- a CDS encoding transcriptional regulator, Crp/Fnr family (PFAM: Bacterial regulatory proteins, crp family; Cyclic nucleotide-binding domain~COGs: COG0664 cAMP-binding protein - catabolite gene activator and regulatory subunit of cAMP-dependent protein kinase~InterPro IPR000595:IPR001808~KEGG: rrs:RoseRS_0292 CRP/FNR family transcriptional regulator~PFAM: Cyclic nucleotide-binding; HTH transcriptional regulator, Crp~SMART: HTH transcriptional regulator, Crp; Cyclic nucleotide-binding~SPTR: Putative transcriptional regulator, Crp/Fnr family), whose product MEVDLSGIPLISALDEETRARSVIVRRYQDGEEIFHQGDSTTGLWFVIQGRVAVDRVGPDGSVTTTGVWIRGEIVGIAGLWDGSGYPATARALDTPTMMGWMDREVALTLHQRVPGFGLEMSRMLAERLRQVQELIANRQGRPVGEQLAMILLMLHRRLGGNIRLTHEDLAHMIGTHRETVSRALQELVKQGIITVRYGEIQVAREEKLRERAQLL is encoded by the coding sequence ATGGAGGTAGACCTGAGCGGGATTCCGCTCATCTCGGCGTTGGATGAGGAAACCCGGGCACGCTCGGTTATCGTTCGCCGATATCAGGACGGCGAAGAAATTTTTCATCAGGGCGACAGCACTACCGGTTTGTGGTTTGTGATCCAAGGCCGGGTCGCAGTCGACCGGGTCGGACCGGATGGATCGGTGACCACGACCGGGGTCTGGATCCGGGGGGAAATCGTGGGCATCGCCGGGCTCTGGGACGGATCGGGCTATCCCGCGACCGCCCGGGCGCTGGATACGCCCACGATGATGGGCTGGATGGATCGAGAAGTGGCCTTGACCCTTCATCAACGCGTGCCGGGTTTCGGGCTGGAGATGAGTCGGATGTTGGCCGAACGGTTACGCCAAGTTCAGGAGTTGATTGCCAATCGGCAAGGACGGCCGGTGGGGGAACAATTGGCTATGATTCTCTTGATGTTACATCGCCGTTTAGGCGGGAATATTCGCCTGACCCATGAAGACTTGGCTCATATGATTGGCACGCATCGCGAAACGGTCAGTCGGGCGTTACAAGAGCTAGTCAAACAGGGCATTATTACCGTCCGGTATGGCGAAATTCAAGTGGCTCGTGAAGAGAAATTGCGGGAACGGGCGCAATTATTATGA